From one Lactiplantibacillus paraplantarum genomic stretch:
- a CDS encoding NUDIX hydrolase N-terminal domain-containing protein, whose translation MMSSLLTSQRAMLALIQSGLAYTIDPFDQDRYQKLQTLLIQQMATTSNLSVATLTTMLTQDTGYVTPKLDVRGLIRHGNQLLLVQDIKTKLWALPGGFADVGYTPTENVAREVWEETGRHVNVQGLLTIFDTALRVDIPQPFQYYKLVFDCEITDGHFEPNIEVAQTAYFTLDNLPPLSKNRTTEEQLHQLMGCAEVVKVD comes from the coding sequence ATTATGTCATCATTATTAACTAGCCAACGCGCCATGTTAGCCTTGATACAAAGCGGCCTGGCCTATACGATCGATCCATTTGATCAAGATCGCTATCAAAAATTACAAACTTTATTGATTCAACAGATGGCCACCACTTCCAACTTATCCGTTGCGACATTAACCACGATGCTGACCCAAGATACGGGCTATGTTACACCCAAATTAGATGTGCGCGGTCTAATCCGCCACGGCAACCAGTTGTTACTGGTCCAAGATATTAAAACTAAACTCTGGGCACTACCAGGTGGCTTTGCCGACGTCGGTTACACCCCTACTGAGAACGTGGCCCGCGAAGTCTGGGAAGAAACCGGACGACACGTTAACGTGCAAGGGTTACTCACCATTTTTGATACTGCACTACGCGTCGATATTCCCCAGCCGTTCCAATACTATAAATTAGTCTTCGACTGTGAGATTACTGATGGCCACTTCGAACCGAACATCGAAGTAGCTCAAACAGCCTATTTTACCCTTGATAACCTCCCCCCTTTATCCAAAAATCGTACCACCGAAGAACAATTGCACCAATTAATGGGTTGCGCCGAAGTAGTTAAAGTCGATTAA
- a CDS encoding Spx/MgsR family RNA polymerase-binding regulatory protein: MIKLFTQAGCNSSRKARQWFRDHGIAFEEKNFSSTAPTISELKQILCLTENGLDDIISTRSQLYPTIADKLPDMTFNETLQLLCEHPQLLRRPIIVGRNKLQVGFNDDDIRQFIPRHIRRISFQRTLVGLVDM, from the coding sequence ATGATTAAATTGTTTACTCAAGCAGGATGTAACTCATCGCGAAAGGCCCGCCAATGGTTCCGTGACCATGGTATTGCATTTGAAGAGAAGAATTTTAGTAGTACGGCACCGACGATTAGTGAGTTGAAGCAGATTTTATGTCTGACTGAAAATGGGTTGGATGATATTATCTCGACTCGTTCGCAGTTGTATCCCACGATTGCGGATAAGCTACCGGATATGACATTTAATGAGACTTTACAGCTGTTGTGCGAACACCCCCAGTTATTACGACGACCAATTATTGTCGGTCGTAATAAATTACAAGTGGGTTTTAATGATGATGATATTCGCCAGTTTATTCCCCGTCATATTCGGCGGATAAGTTTTCAACGAACTTTAGTTGGTTTGGTGGATATGTAA
- a CDS encoding YbgA family protein, which produces MTQWQREWAYQKYWVMAHSQQHYDAIRQLARNNQWSATKEARLKQLLAEAARQPPTKATLTTAYQHVWGYFKKRCTTAEKQRYLALLATLTPEHDLLGPFLRQLALKYQVPYLLSSRLLMENKAARET; this is translated from the coding sequence ATGACACAATGGCAGCGGGAATGGGCCTATCAAAAATATTGGGTGATGGCACATTCGCAACAGCATTACGATGCAATTCGGCAATTGGCCCGTAATAATCAGTGGTCGGCTACTAAAGAAGCACGCTTAAAACAATTATTGGCAGAAGCTGCGCGGCAGCCACCGACTAAAGCGACACTAACGACGGCCTATCAACACGTCTGGGGTTACTTTAAAAAGCGATGTACGACGGCCGAAAAACAACGCTATTTAGCGTTACTGGCGACGTTAACACCGGAACATGACTTACTTGGCCCGTTTTTACGACAATTAGCGCTTAAGTATCAAGTACCCTATTTATTATCGTCACGATTGTTAATGGAAAACAAAGCGGCTCGTGAAACGTAG
- a CDS encoding SWIM zinc finger family protein — protein sequence MDWEAYFPTVIAERGYDYYLQGLVTDLQQTKTQITATVTGTKCYDVSISMSNDEFQAGTCDCPYAAGHQYCKHMAAVLYQVAAVNDSSQPAKTTDSNEDDHDENRVAQVVAHATNAQVRDFLNTVLMHDAHLAQLFKLMVGGLEPQRDLSEYLAVIDDPFETNADSDGFIDYTAATDFGEEMLSLLNEEVQPLVDQRQFSLVFQILAHLMLKIDQVDIDDSDGEIMMIMSACDDLWQQVLAEANTDVQQQVFDWLCHQLTLSSNFIEDALMTLLFTYFKTPAFIDAKLAYTAKQLRAAEKRPNGWERDFQVEKWLKYHLQMMAAAHVPDQQVIEFCETNLTVPRVRLFYAQFCLQHQDAAHAVQLLQTGKKLVTDDASLLVAFSQQLKSVYQQQGNQKLYRQELWQLLTEYCPADETLFSELKQSYAPKDWPAARTQLFAAIATNPRADLKPLYVQENLLRPLLKAVVAADGLWDMRSYEGLLKPHFSDQLLAKYDQEVRKMAATTGTRRKYQQLVDILERMLNYPAGKGTVHAIVRDWHQQYPRRSAMMDELSRLK from the coding sequence TTGGATTGGGAAGCCTATTTTCCAACGGTGATTGCCGAGCGCGGCTATGATTATTATTTACAAGGTTTAGTAACGGACTTGCAACAGACCAAAACGCAAATTACAGCCACAGTGACGGGAACTAAGTGTTACGACGTAAGCATCAGTATGAGTAATGACGAGTTTCAAGCTGGTACTTGTGACTGCCCATACGCGGCTGGACATCAGTATTGCAAACACATGGCGGCGGTATTATATCAAGTGGCGGCAGTGAATGATTCAAGTCAACCTGCAAAGACAACCGATAGTAATGAGGATGATCATGACGAGAACCGGGTGGCTCAGGTGGTCGCCCACGCGACGAATGCACAAGTTCGGGACTTCCTGAACACTGTTTTGATGCATGATGCACACCTAGCACAATTGTTTAAACTTATGGTTGGTGGGTTAGAACCGCAACGGGACTTGTCAGAATATCTAGCAGTAATTGATGATCCGTTTGAGACTAACGCCGACTCGGATGGTTTTATTGATTATACGGCCGCAACTGATTTTGGTGAAGAAATGTTGTCCTTGCTGAATGAGGAAGTGCAACCCCTAGTTGATCAGCGTCAGTTCAGTCTGGTATTTCAAATATTAGCGCATTTGATGCTTAAAATCGACCAAGTCGACATTGATGACTCAGATGGCGAAATCATGATGATTATGAGTGCTTGTGATGATTTATGGCAACAAGTTTTGGCAGAAGCTAATACGGATGTTCAGCAACAAGTGTTTGATTGGTTATGTCACCAATTAACGCTCTCCTCAAATTTTATTGAAGATGCATTAATGACATTATTGTTCACGTATTTCAAGACGCCAGCATTTATTGATGCCAAGTTAGCTTATACGGCCAAGCAATTACGAGCCGCTGAAAAGCGCCCTAATGGTTGGGAGCGTGACTTTCAGGTTGAAAAATGGCTAAAGTACCATTTGCAAATGATGGCAGCGGCGCATGTTCCTGATCAGCAGGTCATTGAATTTTGTGAAACTAATCTAACAGTGCCACGAGTACGTTTGTTTTATGCCCAATTCTGCTTACAGCATCAAGACGCAGCCCATGCAGTCCAATTGCTACAGACTGGTAAAAAACTTGTCACTGATGATGCGTCGTTGTTAGTCGCATTTAGTCAACAACTAAAAAGTGTCTACCAACAGCAGGGTAATCAGAAGTTATATCGTCAGGAATTGTGGCAATTACTGACTGAATATTGTCCAGCGGATGAAACGTTGTTTTCAGAATTGAAGCAGAGCTATGCCCCTAAGGATTGGCCAGCAGCGCGGACACAACTGTTTGCTGCGATCGCTACTAATCCGCGTGCGGATCTTAAACCGCTATACGTGCAAGAAAATTTATTACGTCCCTTATTAAAGGCCGTAGTTGCGGCGGATGGATTGTGGGATATGCGATCGTATGAAGGGTTGTTGAAACCACATTTTTCGGATCAATTATTAGCTAAATATGACCAGGAAGTTCGAAAAATGGCTGCTACTACCGGGACTCGGCGCAAATACCAACAGTTAGTTGATATATTAGAGCGGATGCTGAATTATCCGGCTGGAAAAGGGACCGTGCACGCAATCGTTCGTGATTGGCATCAACAATATCCGCGACGGTCAGCAATGATGGATGAACTCTCACGATTAAAGTAA
- a CDS encoding alpha/beta hydrolase, translating into MKKLWLWGSLVGLLVMLSGCGRSLTTPGAPQIANGQKYVPTLFFHGWGSSYHAEEHMANAAVKAGVTRTIIRAMVASNGTVKLQGTFKRGDYRPIVEVNFAANRSSNYQKVGQWAKNVVVALQRTYSIKSFNMVGHSMGNMAIGFYLLANGQNKHLPQLRKQVDIAGHFNGILGMDDEPNQMKLTAQGRPTKIQPAYRQLMKLRQVYPRQQVAVLNIYGDKGDGTHSDGSVSNASSQSLRYLIADRALSYREVKISGQHAQHSQLHENAQVDRLLIRFLWS; encoded by the coding sequence GTGAAAAAGTTGTGGTTATGGGGCAGTTTAGTTGGTCTACTAGTAATGCTAAGTGGTTGTGGTCGCTCGTTGACGACGCCGGGAGCACCGCAAATAGCCAACGGTCAAAAATACGTGCCAACGCTGTTTTTCCATGGTTGGGGCAGTAGTTACCATGCAGAAGAACATATGGCTAACGCGGCGGTTAAGGCGGGCGTGACGCGAACTATTATTCGTGCCATGGTTGCTAGCAACGGTACCGTGAAATTGCAGGGAACTTTTAAACGGGGCGATTATCGGCCCATTGTTGAAGTTAATTTTGCCGCTAATCGTTCGTCGAACTATCAGAAGGTTGGACAATGGGCCAAAAATGTCGTAGTTGCTTTGCAACGGACTTATAGTATCAAATCGTTCAACATGGTTGGGCATTCTATGGGGAATATGGCGATTGGGTTTTATCTATTAGCGAATGGACAAAACAAGCATTTACCGCAGCTGCGCAAACAAGTCGACATTGCTGGTCATTTTAACGGCATCTTGGGGATGGATGACGAGCCTAATCAGATGAAGCTAACTGCTCAGGGACGCCCGACGAAGATTCAACCAGCGTATCGCCAGCTCATGAAGTTACGGCAGGTTTACCCGCGTCAGCAAGTGGCAGTCCTTAATATTTATGGGGATAAGGGCGACGGGACCCATTCGGATGGTTCGGTTAGTAACGCGTCGTCGCAGTCGCTACGCTATTTGATTGCTGACCGGGCACTTTCTTACCGGGAAGTTAAGATTTCCGGCCAACACGCGCAACACAGTCAATTACATGAGAATGCGCAAGTTGACCGGTTATTGATCCGTTTCTTGTGGTCATAA
- a CDS encoding NAD(P)H-binding protein: protein MTKVMIIGAHGGTARLVIDRLLTETTDELILFLRHATRLAQYRDNPRVTLVEGDVHDMVTLTRAMAPADIVYSNVGGTDLGTQTKDILAAMKQTSQHRLIFISALGAHHEVPGKFGEWNEQAIAAFLPGFREAADLLSTSSIDYTEIRPAWLTDHDEIDYELTTSHEPFKGTEVSRASVADLVMRLIVKPNDYQRASLGINKPHTAGDRPQWL from the coding sequence ATGACTAAAGTAATGATTATTGGTGCCCATGGTGGTACGGCTAGATTAGTGATTGATCGGTTATTAACTGAAACCACTGATGAATTGATTTTGTTTTTACGACACGCAACGCGGTTGGCCCAGTATCGTGATAATCCGCGCGTCACTTTGGTAGAAGGGGATGTGCACGATATGGTGACTTTAACCCGGGCAATGGCACCGGCAGATATTGTCTATTCCAACGTTGGCGGTACCGATTTAGGAACGCAAACCAAGGACATTTTAGCTGCAATGAAGCAGACGTCACAACACCGGCTCATCTTTATTAGTGCGTTGGGGGCGCACCACGAAGTGCCTGGTAAGTTTGGTGAGTGGAATGAGCAAGCAATTGCCGCCTTTTTGCCCGGTTTTCGGGAGGCCGCTGATTTATTGAGCACGTCGTCAATTGATTATACGGAAATTCGACCAGCCTGGTTAACGGATCATGATGAAATTGATTACGAATTGACGACTAGCCATGAACCATTTAAAGGGACTGAAGTTTCACGAGCCAGTGTGGCGGATTTGGTCATGAGATTGATTGTGAAGCCGAATGATTATCAGCGCGCTAGTCTGGGTATCAATAAGCCGCATACGGCTGGCGACCGGCCACAATGGTTGTAA
- a CDS encoding DUF2255 family protein: MVKRAADMTNTGETQSVHWRSEQLQAFALADDFQVSPFYADGHTYGTPTWIWSVVVNHQLFIRAWNGPQSRWYRSAVKQQAGRIHLAEHNYTVYFAAIHDETLNVVIDQAYRQKYAGSPYLLPMLQAGPRLATVCVTPRCVNESEK; encoded by the coding sequence ATGGTAAAGCGAGCAGCGGACATGACCAATACTGGCGAAACGCAATCAGTTCATTGGCGGTCTGAGCAATTACAAGCCTTTGCGCTTGCGGATGATTTTCAAGTGTCGCCATTTTATGCTGATGGGCACACTTATGGTACACCGACTTGGATCTGGTCGGTGGTCGTGAATCACCAGTTGTTTATTCGGGCGTGGAATGGTCCCCAATCGCGGTGGTACCGCTCAGCGGTCAAGCAACAAGCGGGGCGGATACATTTAGCTGAGCATAATTATACGGTTTATTTTGCGGCGATTCACGACGAAACGTTGAATGTCGTCATTGATCAAGCGTACCGTCAAAAGTACGCTGGCAGCCCGTATTTGTTGCCGATGTTGCAAGCAGGACCACGATTAGCTACCGTTTGTGTAACGCCTAGGTGTGTTAATGAAAGTGAGAAATAA
- a CDS encoding LysR family transcriptional regulator encodes MELRVLRYFQAVVTELNISRAAERLHVSQPTISRQLKDLEDELGVVLFERNGRHIQLTSSGEYFANQTNQILALTDKTLANVNTAKEISGTLALGSAEARSFLTIAQSIKKLQRQYPKIKTNLTSSNANQIRANLKSGNFDFGIVMEPTDKHEFNFIRLPGESRWGLLVPRQSRLANQDHISLDDLKDQNIITSAQHGMLDQLQNWYGDSTPQFNVVATYNLLYNASLLVSAGVGYALCVDGIINTNQSDLTFVPLTPRITTGTSLVWPKGQRLSTAANAFLVQLAKDIEQPLPITD; translated from the coding sequence ATGGAATTAAGAGTTTTGCGTTATTTTCAAGCAGTCGTCACGGAATTAAATATCAGCCGAGCTGCTGAACGCTTACACGTTTCTCAACCAACCATTTCACGTCAGCTCAAGGATTTAGAAGACGAACTAGGTGTCGTGCTGTTTGAACGTAATGGTCGCCATATTCAGCTCACTAGCAGTGGTGAATATTTTGCAAATCAAACGAATCAAATCTTAGCACTTACCGATAAGACGCTCGCCAACGTCAACACGGCCAAAGAAATTAGTGGCACGCTGGCGCTAGGAAGTGCCGAAGCCCGCAGCTTTCTAACTATTGCCCAGTCGATCAAAAAATTACAACGCCAGTACCCTAAAATCAAGACGAATCTAACTAGTAGCAACGCGAATCAGATTCGAGCTAATTTAAAATCCGGTAATTTTGATTTTGGCATCGTTATGGAACCGACCGATAAACACGAGTTCAACTTCATTCGCTTACCCGGTGAGAGTCGTTGGGGCTTATTAGTCCCCCGCCAGTCACGATTGGCAAACCAAGATCACATTAGCTTAGACGATCTTAAAGATCAAAACATTATTACTTCAGCCCAACACGGCATGCTTGACCAACTACAAAATTGGTACGGCGATAGCACCCCCCAGTTTAACGTTGTAGCAACTTATAACTTGCTTTATAACGCGTCGCTATTAGTCTCAGCGGGTGTCGGCTACGCGCTATGTGTTGATGGCATTATCAATACGAATCAATCTGATTTGACATTTGTACCCTTAACACCCCGCATCACAACGGGCACTAGTTTAGTCTGGCCCAAAGGACAACGATTATCCACTGCCGCCAATGCTTTTCTTGTGCAGCTGGCTAAGGATATTGAGCAACCACTACCCATAACTGATTAA
- a CDS encoding NADP-dependent oxidoreductase: protein MQAVVINQYGGPEELQMTTIDQPTIAADEVLVAVKATSINPIDWKARQGLLKGMFDWQMPVVLGWDVAGIIVAAGPAVTKFKLGDAVFARPDIYEDGRRGTYAEYAAVKEDKLALKPTELSFEQAAALPLAGLTAYQVIHNQLKIQAGEKVLIQAGAGGVGLNAIQIAKYLGAKVATTASPNHHDLLKKLGADQVIDYHTTAIQDVLHDYDAVFDTIDAIDDGLAILKPTGRLVTIDGQPTDAQKAQGPTVTSWWLQPNGQELAILGELAVQGQLQIVIDQVFPFSTAGLQAAHRYSENSHSAGKLIINVGTEA from the coding sequence ATGCAGGCAGTTGTCATTAATCAATACGGTGGTCCTGAAGAGCTACAGATGACCACCATCGATCAACCCACCATTGCGGCCGACGAAGTCTTAGTTGCCGTCAAAGCCACTAGTATCAATCCAATTGATTGGAAGGCGCGGCAAGGCTTATTAAAGGGCATGTTTGACTGGCAAATGCCAGTAGTCCTTGGCTGGGACGTTGCCGGGATCATTGTTGCAGCCGGTCCGGCAGTCACTAAATTCAAGCTTGGTGACGCCGTCTTTGCGCGCCCAGATATTTATGAAGATGGCCGCCGTGGCACTTATGCCGAATACGCAGCGGTCAAAGAGGATAAGTTAGCGTTAAAGCCCACTGAACTGTCATTTGAACAAGCGGCCGCCCTACCACTTGCGGGACTGACCGCTTATCAAGTCATTCATAATCAGTTGAAGATTCAGGCCGGTGAAAAGGTTTTGATCCAAGCTGGCGCTGGTGGTGTTGGCCTGAATGCGATTCAAATTGCTAAGTACTTAGGTGCCAAGGTAGCCACAACGGCTAGTCCCAATCACCATGACTTGTTAAAAAAGCTGGGTGCTGATCAGGTCATTGACTATCACACCACGGCCATTCAAGACGTTCTTCATGATTATGATGCTGTCTTTGACACGATTGATGCGATTGATGACGGCCTAGCTATTTTGAAGCCTACCGGTCGCTTAGTGACGATTGATGGCCAACCCACTGATGCTCAAAAGGCTCAAGGCCCCACAGTGACTAGTTGGTGGCTCCAACCCAACGGTCAGGAACTCGCTATTTTAGGTGAATTGGCCGTTCAGGGCCAGCTTCAAATCGTCATTGACCAAGTCTTTCCGTTTAGTACGGCCGGGCTCCAAGCTGCCCACCGCTATAGTGAAAACAGCCATAGTGCGGGCAAACTGATTATTAACGTTGGTACTGAGGCTTAG
- a CDS encoding FAD-dependent oxidoreductase, with protein MKVIIVGSTHAGTAAARQILTRHPETEVTIYERNDNISFVSSGIYLYLTGVIQHLEDMFYATPQDLIKLGAQVKTQHNVLRIDTTQKTVQVANMLTGAVFIDHYDKLIMTTGSSVVVPPIMGIDHEKVLLCKNYQQAQQLYQSLQAGQHVAIVGAGYMGTELAESYASMGHQVTLFHSHEQILNNYLGPEMANAAAELLRDHDVDVHLNERVTGFATSDADRLLVETAQGDYEVDLAVVCAGFMPNTELLRGQVAMDRHGAILINDYVQTSNPDIYAAGDACMVNFNPTGQPAYTPLATNALRQGALAGINVFGNLHPYMGTQATSAMQLFDHTMATTGLTLGAAQKKKLPVRHAVYQGNWRPAYMPTTAKVTIDLVYDYQNRHLLGAQFWSRHDIAQAANTISVMIQNQNTIDDLAYVDMFFQPNFDQPFNYLNLVGQLAVKQEYQYGNQTPRVTARGNWQ; from the coding sequence ATGAAAGTAATTATCGTTGGCAGTACCCATGCAGGTACAGCAGCGGCACGACAGATTCTAACCCGACATCCGGAGACGGAAGTGACGATTTATGAACGAAATGACAATATCTCGTTTGTTTCAAGCGGTATTTACTTATACTTAACGGGGGTCATCCAACACCTCGAGGATATGTTTTATGCGACGCCGCAAGATTTAATCAAATTGGGTGCGCAAGTTAAAACTCAACATAATGTCTTAAGAATTGATACGACACAGAAAACAGTTCAGGTTGCTAATATGTTAACTGGTGCGGTGTTCATTGATCACTACGATAAGTTGATTATGACAACTGGTTCGTCAGTAGTTGTGCCACCAATTATGGGAATTGATCATGAGAAAGTCTTATTGTGCAAGAACTATCAGCAAGCACAACAGTTATATCAATCCTTACAAGCAGGCCAACACGTTGCCATTGTTGGGGCAGGTTATATGGGGACCGAATTGGCGGAAAGCTATGCTAGTATGGGGCATCAGGTGACACTCTTTCATTCACATGAGCAAATCTTAAATAATTATCTTGGCCCGGAAATGGCTAATGCTGCCGCTGAATTATTACGGGATCATGATGTTGATGTTCATTTGAATGAACGAGTCACTGGCTTTGCAACTAGTGATGCTGATCGATTATTGGTCGAAACTGCCCAAGGGGATTATGAAGTTGATCTAGCTGTCGTCTGTGCGGGCTTTATGCCGAATACGGAATTATTACGTGGGCAGGTGGCGATGGATCGCCACGGGGCCATTTTGATCAATGATTATGTGCAAACCTCGAATCCTGATATTTATGCGGCTGGCGATGCTTGTATGGTTAACTTTAATCCCACTGGACAGCCGGCGTATACCCCCTTAGCAACCAACGCCTTGCGTCAAGGAGCCTTAGCTGGAATTAATGTTTTCGGCAATCTTCATCCATATATGGGGACACAAGCAACATCTGCGATGCAATTATTTGATCACACGATGGCGACCACGGGTTTAACGTTAGGCGCGGCTCAGAAGAAAAAGTTACCCGTGCGCCACGCTGTTTATCAAGGTAATTGGCGACCGGCATATATGCCGACCACGGCTAAGGTGACCATTGATTTAGTTTATGATTATCAAAATCGGCATTTACTAGGGGCCCAGTTTTGGAGCCGCCATGACATTGCTCAGGCGGCCAATACGATTTCAGTCATGATTCAGAACCAAAATACGATTGATGACTTGGCCTATGTCGATATGTTTTTCCAGCCCAATTTTGATCAGCCATTTAATTACTTGAACTTGGTGGGCCAGTTGGCGGTGAAGCAAGAGTATCAGTACGGCAATCAGACCCCGCGGGTTACTGCTCGCGGTAATTGGCAATAG
- a CDS encoding response regulator transcription factor, with translation MITLYLAEDQSMLNSALTQLLELEDDLHVVGSAVDGLNAWQELPALQPDVAILDIEMPGMTGLDVADRLASLQLATKVIVLTTFAQRRYFERAVKANVAGYLLKDSPSDDLIDAIRAVMTGRTIYAPELVTNMLSADNNPLTERELAVLIEAEKGLPTKTIAANLYLSAGTTRNYLSAIFSKLGVHNRLEAIRVAKANQWL, from the coding sequence ATGATAACTTTATACTTAGCAGAAGACCAAAGTATGTTGAATTCTGCCTTGACCCAATTACTGGAACTAGAAGATGATCTACACGTGGTGGGTAGCGCAGTAGATGGGCTAAACGCCTGGCAGGAGTTGCCAGCATTGCAACCAGATGTCGCAATTCTTGATATCGAAATGCCGGGGATGACCGGGTTGGATGTTGCTGATCGATTGGCCAGTTTGCAGCTAGCGACGAAAGTGATTGTTTTGACGACCTTTGCGCAACGTCGTTATTTTGAACGAGCGGTTAAAGCCAATGTCGCGGGATATTTGTTAAAAGATAGTCCGAGTGATGACCTGATCGATGCGATTCGAGCTGTGATGACTGGCCGCACCATCTATGCGCCCGAGCTGGTCACGAACATGTTATCAGCAGACAACAACCCATTGACCGAACGGGAATTAGCAGTTTTGATCGAAGCCGAGAAAGGGTTGCCCACGAAGACAATTGCCGCTAATTTATACTTGTCAGCAGGGACGACTCGTAATTACTTATCCGCTATTTTTAGCAAACTGGGGGTTCACAATCGATTAGAAGCGATTCGCGTGGCGAAGGCTAATCAGTGGTTGTAA
- a CDS encoding sensor histidine kinase: protein MALLTHYKNKLKTIEWTSYVWLAYLPYTIAIYIPAKTWHDWFWLMMIAGFLVLYILVVEKPHWRAVTMPAELVVTGLFAVFAANNFMIIFPGWQVSFLLGRRPKREFYGFAAGYYVFLIAGCIRDYLQYPGAFGWHNGDVMGLVFPLLSPILAYTFSRSVERQRQLNQTNRRLKTIVERNERERIARDLHDTLGQSFSMITLKTELAKKLLVKAPDKVVSELDEIEQTSRQNLQLVREIVNNLHEQSLTEVLLAQTHNLAAAGVWTTTAGETQATKWPTTVQSCFAAVLVEAMTNVMRHARAHEVRIDFVETAKIYQIKLQDDGKGGTLTRQGANGIAGMRTRLQAKQGTFVITSSRRGTQLILTLPKE, encoded by the coding sequence ATGGCGTTGTTGACGCATTATAAAAATAAATTGAAGACGATCGAATGGACGAGCTACGTGTGGCTCGCCTATTTGCCGTATACAATTGCGATTTATATACCAGCAAAAACTTGGCATGATTGGTTCTGGCTAATGATGATTGCTGGCTTTCTTGTATTATACATCTTAGTTGTTGAGAAACCGCATTGGCGTGCAGTGACGATGCCAGCGGAGCTTGTTGTGACGGGACTGTTTGCGGTATTTGCGGCTAACAATTTTATGATCATCTTTCCCGGCTGGCAAGTGAGTTTTTTACTTGGTCGCCGGCCTAAACGAGAATTTTATGGTTTTGCTGCGGGTTATTATGTCTTTTTAATTGCTGGCTGTATACGAGACTATTTGCAGTATCCCGGTGCGTTTGGGTGGCATAATGGTGACGTGATGGGCTTAGTTTTTCCATTGTTATCACCCATACTCGCGTATACCTTTTCGCGGTCAGTTGAACGACAGCGCCAACTCAACCAAACTAACCGCCGATTAAAAACAATTGTGGAACGTAACGAGCGTGAACGAATCGCGCGTGACTTGCACGATACCCTCGGACAGAGCTTTTCAATGATTACACTTAAAACGGAATTGGCCAAAAAATTACTCGTCAAAGCACCTGATAAAGTGGTATCAGAACTGGACGAAATCGAACAGACCAGTCGCCAAAATCTACAGTTAGTTCGCGAAATCGTCAATAATTTACACGAACAATCACTCACAGAAGTCTTGTTGGCCCAAACTCATAATCTAGCGGCGGCCGGTGTATGGACGACGACAGCTGGTGAGACACAAGCAACCAAGTGGCCGACAACGGTCCAAAGCTGTTTTGCGGCGGTGTTAGTTGAAGCCATGACCAATGTGATGCGCCACGCACGCGCGCACGAGGTGCGGATTGATTTTGTCGAGACGGCAAAAATTTATCAGATTAAGCTGCAAGATGACGGTAAGGGTGGGACCTTGACTCGTCAGGGCGCCAACGGGATTGCCGGGATGCGTACTCGGCTACAAGCCAAACAGGGCACCTTTGTCATCACGAGTAGTCGGCGCGGCACCCAGTTAATTTTAACTTTACCAAAGGAGTAG